The Episyrphus balteatus chromosome 3, idEpiBalt1.1, whole genome shotgun sequence genome segment aaaatgcacgactgggtcacacgtaCTTGGAATTcaaattgctaaaatttttagacttttttatacaaatttggtaaatttatatgaaaataaaaaacaaaaaattcgttcttcaaatgaaaaaaataactctttaaaagaaattgagttaaaaaaaaagtaggtatgcagcttattttcttttataaagatgtgttttagaaaaaaattcatcgtttgagccgtttgttaattttgtataaatattatttttgaaaaaaaagttttaaaataatgttgGTAATATACCATTTAGTAGAAGTTATTAATAAagacctaaaaccaaaatttaaaaaaaaattcaatgtcccgttttcggaaattcgatttttcaaacaaagtttTCTCGGAAAAAGCAGCTTATTTTAAATAACTATTAAACATGAATTATTTAACATCACAGAAATTAGTAAATATGTACTAAATAACCTATTCTTAACAGAGCATTTTAATTCTTTGTCGTTTAGTCGAAAGTTTAGCTTGAACGTactaaaaaatatgataagcttTCTTGGGACAAAATAAATAGTTAACCTAGTTTTgacaattaatttataaattataaagtacgtatacgccacatgcacggtggcgtatacgtactctattttgaatttttgtattatattttttgaatcgcTTGATGTGTAGGAAAGGAGAAGATCCTTATCTAGTCATATTACACATGAACATTGTTTTCAACTACATATTTTACAATGCTTAATGGAATGAGATCCGAAGCGACTACTCTAAAACAAATTcgtcattttaataaaaagatgattttttttagtaggggTAAGAAGTAACaactaaaaaaacattgtaCCTCTTAGAACTAAGATTTGATTGAAGGAGAAAAATGTTAGCATTTTGCATAGGTACACAATCGATTGCAAATTAGACGATAGTAATGGAAGTTCTTAGGGTGATGCCAAAACAAAgcttattttgtgtttgtttgtatttttggtcCTTCCATACCTAGCAGAGGAAATCATCTTCAAAATCACTCAAATATCGTGTTCACTTTAATTGTCCATTTGGATAATGTTTTGTGGCAATCAAAGTGAAATTCAGCAATAATTGAAATGTGCTGACTCTTTGAAATTAGGGTAGACCATGAAAAATTGTCCTCGATTaccataagattttttttttattcctgaaGAAAAACAATAAGGCGATAGCGACAATTTTGAATCCATAGgtgttaagtttttttgtttaataccgACTTTTAGTCGTCCCAGCTGTTCGAACCAGTTCTGaaataatgcaatttttttaaaagcttaaaagtgATAAACAaccacaaatattttaaaatttttttcataattattgcGTATTTTCTTTTTAGccataaaaataacaacaaaatggAGAAATATCCGCGATGTTTTTATAAgatcaattaaaaaaagagCAACAGATACGAAAATGAGAAAATACATGTATCACGATCGGCTATCGTTCATGCTTAAACTTTACAAGTCTTATTTAAGACCCGAAAGTCCAGTAGAATATGACAAAACCTTTACTACCTATTTAGAGCCTTACAATGATAAGAGAGCAACACGAAGTATTACATTTGATAAAGTCCCAGAATGTTCATTagttgaaaaaccaaaatcttcATATTCTGGTGAAGAAGAATCACTCAGTATCAAATCAGAACCTGATTATGAAAATGACGAAGAAATTACAAATAATATAGAAAATGAAGCAAGTTCGAGTTCAAAGCCAAACCATTATGCAGTTTTTGATGATGAATTTGAGGGAACGAGTTGTTCAGAAAATCAAACCGTAGATGTTGAAAATGATCATGCTCATCAGCATCAgataactgaaaataaaaaacaaattcaactcagtatcagaaacaaaaaattagaaaatgtaACCATTTTGCGAACTGACGAAGATGAAGCTTTTTTGGCATCAATATTATCTTCAGTGCAAGACATGAGTGTTGACGAAAAACTTGAATTTCGCATAGctgtattacaaaaaattagcCAAATAAGGGCCAAGCGACATAAGACATAGCTAATAATGATCTCACTTAAcaccattaaaataaaaatattatttatttgttttttaaatttttgttttaatatattttataatgaaTAAGTTGGCAACCCTACTTCTAGCTAAGATAAATCCCCATTGCCGGACATCAAAATGTTGACATAGGATTGCCAGATGTTGttaaaaagtaacaacaaaacCAAACCCATACTATAAAAGGGTTGAGAGTATGGATATTGTAGAAAAGGTAAAGAATTTGTGAGAGCAGGAGTCATACATCAAaattagttcagtcaatggggaaaaatctgaaaaaaatgtaattgttAATCCGAAATGTTTGACGACAGTTTTGAAGAAGTGTTTATTCTGAGAAAAAATATATGTCTGCATTAGCAGGTTTCTGTCGGAGCGGAAAATCTGCGATTTCATAcgaattataaaattatattaactcacaaaactattttgttcaatgataataataataattttttacatttaattctTTAGATAAACAAaggaagaaaaaatgaaaattattttaattttaagcggagtgaattaatataatttaataactttaaaattgaattataatttAGGTAAATAATCTGAGTTCGTGCTACACGCATTTTATGATGAAGATAGACAAAACGTCATAAAGTTGTCACCCAATATACCGGAGGcataaccatttttatttaattttattaaaaaaaaactgaatttttcaaaatttaatgtttgAAGCCTTCTGGCACATTTTATGTTAGCAggaaaaatattatgaaatgaAGTGTTCAATTCTGATAAGGAAACAATGTTCATGTATAATAAcataaattactttaaaatcGATATATGTAAGTAAAAAAGTTAATTCTTAACACATGGTAACTCTAGCTCCTGTTGGGATATGGATGTGGCAACtccctcaaatttttttttaac includes the following:
- the LOC129916145 gene encoding uncharacterized protein LOC129916145 isoform X2, whose translation is MDCREYKYSVLKLIEAVRVRPELWDSSRAEFRSYKNKDNVWQDVFAELDDNYRLLSEKEQSVIAIKITTKWRNIRDVFIRSIKKRATDTKMRKYMYHDRLSFMLKLYKSYLRPESPVEYDKTFTTYLEPYNDKRATRSITFDKVPECSLVEKPKSSYSGEEESLSIKSEPDYENDEEITNNIENEASSSSKPNHYAVFDDEFEGTSCSENQTVDVENDHAHQHQITENKKQIQLSIRNKKLENVTILRTDEDEAFLASILSSVQDMSVDEKLEFRIAVLQKISQIRAKRHKT
- the LOC129916145 gene encoding uncharacterized protein LOC129916145 isoform X1, giving the protein MDFEGEIYFSFIMDCREYKYSVLKLIEAVRVRPELWDSSRAEFRSYKNKDNVWQDVFAELDDNYRLLSEKEQSVIAIKITTKWRNIRDVFIRSIKKRATDTKMRKYMYHDRLSFMLKLYKSYLRPESPVEYDKTFTTYLEPYNDKRATRSITFDKVPECSLVEKPKSSYSGEEESLSIKSEPDYENDEEITNNIENEASSSSKPNHYAVFDDEFEGTSCSENQTVDVENDHAHQHQITENKKQIQLSIRNKKLENVTILRTDEDEAFLASILSSVQDMSVDEKLEFRIAVLQKISQIRAKRHKT